In Deferribacteraceae bacterium V6Fe1, one genomic interval encodes:
- a CDS encoding transporter — MEHIAAKGFLSVVPVLVALVLAFLTKDAIFSLLLGCVVGVIIAGFDPATGLSKLFQLSLGNADFIWIVMIEVSVGLMIAFYLRSGVISAFADWASTKIKTQRGATAFAWILGIFIFISDYFSTLFSGPIARPITDKHKVSREKLAYLLDSGSAPVCTLIPLTGWAVYIAGLLKGYGPIKDVDAGMTYFIKSIPYNFYGWFAVILSGLIAFKIIPDFGSMKKAEKRASEEGKLLRDGATPLTGEELDMIKPIEGKKTNLFVYLFLPVLIIVIVAIGTFVKLGSVKILESFFAAIIYQIIALTVGGYFNGIKDAMDVAIKGIKGVTTAILILAGAYAINTISKKLGAQQYILSLTEGWMTAGLLPAIAFITGSFISFFTGTSWGTFAMLMPFVMPIALNLSGGDINTFVLVTIGSVVSGGIFGDHCSPISDTTCLSSFGAGCDHMDHVSTQVPYAILAGVLATIGFFAFGYLTM; from the coding sequence ATGGAACATATTGCTGCAAAAGGTTTTTTATCTGTAGTCCCAGTATTAGTGGCTTTAGTATTGGCATTTTTAACAAAAGATGCAATTTTTTCTTTATTGCTTGGTTGTGTTGTTGGGGTAATAATTGCTGGGTTTGATCCTGCTACAGGACTTTCTAAGTTATTTCAGCTGTCTTTAGGCAATGCTGATTTCATTTGGATTGTAATGATTGAAGTTTCTGTAGGTTTAATGATTGCTTTTTATTTAAGAAGTGGTGTTATTTCAGCTTTTGCTGACTGGGCAAGTACTAAGATTAAAACCCAAAGAGGTGCCACTGCTTTTGCTTGGATATTAGGAATTTTTATTTTCATAAGTGATTATTTTAGTACTTTATTTTCCGGACCAATAGCTAGACCTATAACAGATAAGCACAAAGTTTCAAGAGAAAAGCTGGCATATCTTTTGGATTCGGGGAGTGCACCTGTTTGTACCTTGATCCCTTTAACAGGTTGGGCAGTTTACATAGCAGGACTTCTTAAAGGGTATGGACCAATAAAAGATGTAGATGCAGGAATGACATATTTTATAAAATCAATACCTTATAATTTCTATGGATGGTTTGCTGTCATATTATCTGGTCTAATTGCATTTAAAATTATACCTGATTTTGGCTCCATGAAAAAAGCAGAAAAAAGAGCTTCAGAAGAAGGTAAATTATTAAGAGATGGAGCTACTCCTTTGACCGGAGAAGAGTTAGATATGATTAAGCCTATAGAGGGTAAAAAAACTAATCTATTTGTTTATTTATTTTTACCCGTTTTGATTATAGTTATAGTTGCAATTGGCACTTTTGTAAAATTAGGCAGTGTAAAAATATTGGAGTCATTTTTTGCTGCAATAATTTATCAAATAATTGCTTTAACAGTAGGAGGATACTTTAATGGTATTAAAGATGCAATGGACGTGGCTATAAAAGGTATAAAGGGTGTAACTACTGCTATACTTATTTTAGCTGGAGCATATGCGATTAATACAATATCTAAAAAACTTGGCGCGCAGCAATATATATTATCATTGACAGAAGGGTGGATGACAGCTGGCTTACTACCTGCTATAGCATTTATTACAGGCTCTTTTATATCTTTTTTTACTGGTACATCATGGGGAACATTTGCAATGCTAATGCCATTTGTTATGCCAATTGCATTAAACTTGTCAGGTGGAGATATTAATACGTTTGTTTTAGTTACAATAGGCTCTGTAGTTAGCGGAGGTATATTTGGTGATCACTGTTCTCCAATTTCAGATACTACTTGTTTGTCTTCATTTGGAGCAGGTTGTGATCATATGGATCATGTTTCAACACAGGTTCCTTACGCAATTTTAGCAGGTGTTTTAGCTACAATTGGTTTTTTCGCATTTGGTTATTTAACCATGTAA
- a CDS encoding aspartate/glutamate racemase family protein, which yields MSSGKNARIGILCWEAGQSPRGLEQLEYLKGNSTNPETYNFPVMFRRVEGANIHTILENPDHDIMKKMIEEAKEMVEKGVKAITTSCGFNAIFQREMAEALNVPVFTSSLLQIPFISNMFGKNKTIAVITAKKRALKEEHLHAVGISSDISLSIYGMEECHEWNKIFEAPQEDVNLDIIEKEVIGTALKAINENQNISALVLECTDLPPFAESIRKVTDKPVFDFVTMVNYINSAI from the coding sequence ATGAGTTCAGGTAAGAATGCAAGAATAGGGATTTTATGTTGGGAAGCAGGGCAATCACCTCGAGGTTTAGAGCAGTTAGAATACTTAAAAGGTAACAGCACTAATCCTGAAACTTATAACTTCCCAGTTATGTTTCGTCGGGTAGAAGGCGCTAATATCCACACAATACTTGAAAATCCAGACCATGATATTATGAAAAAGATGATTGAAGAAGCTAAAGAAATGGTCGAAAAAGGTGTCAAAGCGATAACAACTAGCTGTGGTTTTAATGCTATATTTCAAAGGGAAATGGCTGAGGCACTAAATGTACCAGTTTTTACTTCAAGTTTATTGCAAATTCCTTTTATAAGTAACATGTTTGGAAAAAATAAAACTATTGCGGTTATTACTGCAAAAAAAAGAGCATTGAAAGAGGAGCATTTACATGCAGTCGGTATATCTTCTGATATTTCTTTAAGTATTTATGGTATGGAAGAATGCCATGAGTGGAATAAGATTTTTGAGGCACCTCAGGAAGATGTGAATCTTGATATTATTGAAAAAGAAGTTATTGGTACAGCACTAAAGGCTATAAATGAAAATCAAAATATTAGTGCACTTGTTTTAGAGTGTACGGATTTACCACCTTTTGCAGAATCAATTAGGAAAGTAACAGACAAACCAGTTTTTGATTTTGTAACGATGGTAAATTATATAAACTCGGCAATATAA